A single region of the Thermococcus paralvinellae genome encodes:
- a CDS encoding HypC/HybG/HupF family hydrogenase formation chaperone encodes MCLAVPAKVLEINGNVAIVDFGGVKREARLDLLPDVKVGDYVIVHTGFAIEKLDERTAKEILQAWEEVLKAWEE; translated from the coding sequence ATGTGTCTGGCTGTTCCAGCTAAAGTTCTTGAAATCAACGGAAACGTTGCGATTGTTGATTTTGGAGGAGTAAAGAGAGAGGCTCGTTTAGATTTGCTCCCAGACGTTAAAGTTGGCGATTATGTGATTGTGCACACGGGCTTTGCAATAGAAAAGTTAGATGAGAGAACTGCAAAAGAGATTCTACAAGCATGGGAAGAAGTCCTAAAAGCATGGGAGGAG